In Macadamia integrifolia cultivar HAES 741 chromosome 13, SCU_Mint_v3, whole genome shotgun sequence, one DNA window encodes the following:
- the LOC122058996 gene encoding uncharacterized protein LOC122058996 has protein sequence MASEMIKKFREKAEIFHGEELCKKKSVEFLEEMELPNNLLPVNEMEELGINKEDGFFWLKLKKAQKYKFLKDYTHYATEICSFIEPRRLKDLKGVTAKELMLTFTISDIYIEDPSSGKITFKTTSGISRKQPISVFELPKPDKK, from the coding sequence ATGGCTTCCGAAATGATCAAAAAGTTCAGAGAGAAGGCCGAGATCTTCCACGGCGAGGAGCTATGCAAGAAGAAATCAGTTGAGTTCTTGGAAGAGATGGAGCTGCCCAACAATTTGCTACCAGTTAATGAGATGGAAGAGCTGGGCATCAACAAAGAAGATGGCTTCTTCTGGTTGAAGCTGAAGAAAGCCCAGAAGTACAAATTCCTCAAAGATTACACTCACTATGCTACAGAAATCTGCAGCTTCATCGAGCCTCGTCGGCTTAAAGACTTGAAAGGAGTGACTGCTAAGGAGTTGATGCTCACCTTCACTATCAGCGATATTTATATAGAGGATCCTTCCTCTGGGAAGATTACCTTCAAGACTACCAGTGGCATTTCTCGTAAACAACCCATCTCTGTCTTTGAGCTCCCAAAACCTGACAAGAAATGA
- the LOC122059216 gene encoding uncharacterized protein At2g34460, chloroplastic isoform X1 codes for MGTSLFLTDTQTQLGQFSLLHQAKALLAKSFSATSPSKSRCSFSIKAAAEMEGSEITETGEVNVNEKKKIFVAGATGNTGKRIVDQLLLKGFAVKAGVRDIEKAKTSLSNNPDLQFVKADVTEGQDKLAEAIGNDAEAVICATGFRPSWDLLAPWKVDNFGTINLVEACRKNSVKKFILVSSILVNGAAMGQLLNPAYIFLNVFGLSLIAKLQAENYIRKSGINYTIIRPGGLRNDPPSGNIVMEPEDTLSEGSISRDQVAEVAVEALLLPESSYKVVEIVSRVEAPKRSIEELFGSIKPH; via the exons atggGCACATCTCTCTTCCTTACTGACACTCAAACTCAATTGGGTcaattctctctccttcaccaAGCTAAGGCTCTCCTCGCTAAATCCTTCTCTGCAACTTCTCCCTCCAAATCCCGCTGCTCCTTCTCCATTAAAGCAGCTGCTGAG ATGGAAGGAAGTGAAATTACTGAGACAGGGGAAGTAAATgtgaatgagaagaagaaaattttcgTTGCTGGGGCTACAGGGAATACCGGCAAAAGGATTGTTGATCAGCTCCTGCTTAAGGGTTTTGCAGTGAAGGCTGGGGTTCGTGACATAGAGAAGGCCAAGACTAGTCTTTCCAACAATCCGGACTTGCAATTT GTAAAAGCTGATGTAACAGAGGGTCAGGATAAGCTGGCTGAAGCTATAGGTAATGATGCTGAAGCTGTGATTTGCGCTACCGGTTTTCGACCTTCATGGGATCTATTGGCTCCATGGAAG GTTGATAACTTTGGAACCATAAATCTGGTTGAAGCATGCCGGAAAAACAGTGTAAAGAAATTCATTCTTGTTAGTTCCATTTTAGTCAATGGAGCTGCAATGGGGCAACTACTCAATCCAGCTTACATCTTTCTTAATGTATTTGGACTATCATTGATAGCAAAGCTGCAAGCAGAGAACTATATCAGGAAATCTGGTATAAACTATACCATCATAAGGCCTGGTGGGTTGAGAAATGACCCTCCAAGCGGAAACATAGTCATGGAGCCTGAG GATACACTTTCTGAAGGTTCTATATCTAGAGATCAGGTTGCAGAAGTTGCTGTTGAGGCGTTGCTTCTCCCAGAATCTTCTTACAAGGTTGTGGAAATAGTGTCTCGTGTTGAAGCTCCTAAGCGTTCGATCGAAGAACTATTTGGTTCTATAAAGCCACACTGA
- the LOC122059216 gene encoding uncharacterized protein At2g34460, chloroplastic isoform X2: MEGSEITETGEVNVNEKKKIFVAGATGNTGKRIVDQLLLKGFAVKAGVRDIEKAKTSLSNNPDLQFVKADVTEGQDKLAEAIGNDAEAVICATGFRPSWDLLAPWKVDNFGTINLVEACRKNSVKKFILVSSILVNGAAMGQLLNPAYIFLNVFGLSLIAKLQAENYIRKSGINYTIIRPGGLRNDPPSGNIVMEPEDTLSEGSISRDQVAEVAVEALLLPESSYKVVEIVSRVEAPKRSIEELFGSIKPH; encoded by the exons ATGGAAGGAAGTGAAATTACTGAGACAGGGGAAGTAAATgtgaatgagaagaagaaaattttcgTTGCTGGGGCTACAGGGAATACCGGCAAAAGGATTGTTGATCAGCTCCTGCTTAAGGGTTTTGCAGTGAAGGCTGGGGTTCGTGACATAGAGAAGGCCAAGACTAGTCTTTCCAACAATCCGGACTTGCAATTT GTAAAAGCTGATGTAACAGAGGGTCAGGATAAGCTGGCTGAAGCTATAGGTAATGATGCTGAAGCTGTGATTTGCGCTACCGGTTTTCGACCTTCATGGGATCTATTGGCTCCATGGAAG GTTGATAACTTTGGAACCATAAATCTGGTTGAAGCATGCCGGAAAAACAGTGTAAAGAAATTCATTCTTGTTAGTTCCATTTTAGTCAATGGAGCTGCAATGGGGCAACTACTCAATCCAGCTTACATCTTTCTTAATGTATTTGGACTATCATTGATAGCAAAGCTGCAAGCAGAGAACTATATCAGGAAATCTGGTATAAACTATACCATCATAAGGCCTGGTGGGTTGAGAAATGACCCTCCAAGCGGAAACATAGTCATGGAGCCTGAG GATACACTTTCTGAAGGTTCTATATCTAGAGATCAGGTTGCAGAAGTTGCTGTTGAGGCGTTGCTTCTCCCAGAATCTTCTTACAAGGTTGTGGAAATAGTGTCTCGTGTTGAAGCTCCTAAGCGTTCGATCGAAGAACTATTTGGTTCTATAAAGCCACACTGA